The Winslowiella toletana region CGCCAGCGCGGAGAACAGCTGATGCGCTATGGTGATCCTCAGGGCTATCTGCCGTTACGTCAGGCAGTGGCGCGTTATCTTGGGCAGTCACGCGGCGTGCGCTGCGATGCCGGACAAGTGATGATCATCAGCAGTTCACAGCAGGCTTTGCAGATGATCTCGTTACTGTTACTGGACATTAACGATACGGTATGGCTGGAAGATCCTTGTTATGCCGGGGCTCGTAACGCATTTATCACCGCAGGCGCGCGGCTTTCACCGTTAGCTCTCGATTATCAGGGCGCACAGTTGGGGTCAGGGACGCCTAAACTGGTTTACCTCACGCCATCGCATCAGTATCCGACCGGTATTACCATGAATCTGGAGCGGCGTCTGCAGTGGCTGAACTTTGCTGCAGCCAGTCAGAGCTGGTTGATTGAGGATGATTACGATAGCGAATTTCATTATGACGGGATGCCAATGCCCGCTATGCAGGGACTGGATAAAGCTGGACGCGTAATCTATCTCGGCACCTTTTCAAAAGTGCTGTTTCCCTCACTGCGTCTGGCTTATATGGTGGTGCCGCCCGCGCTGATTGAACCGCTGTGCCGTTTGCGCAGCGTTATAGATGGCCACAGCGCACAGCTGCCACAGGCAATTACCGCCGACTTTATGGATAACGGCCATTTTGCCGCACACTTACGTCTAATGCGTCAGCTGTATCACAGCCGTCGCGATCTGTTACTTGAGCAGCTGGCGCTAAAACTCGGCGATCGTCTGTTACCTGCAGACAGCCACGGCGGCCTGCAACTTACGGTCAGGCTAACCAGCGGTGATGCACAGCAATTGAGTATGCAGGCGGCATCGCGTGGCTTACTGTTACCTACTTTGGCACCGCTCTGTAACGAACAGTGTGCGCCGCAGCAAGGATGGATTCTTGGATTCTCCGCGCTGGAACGCGCGGAGATTATTCAGGCGGTAGATAAACTGGCACAGCTAAATTACTGATCCCGCAAACAACAGCGTGACCAAAATACCGCTTGCGGCAGCCACCAAATCGGCGATAAATACTGCACCATAACCCCGGCAGCGTTCGCCAGCAAATCAGCTAACGGGCCTTATCGTAAGCAATATCCTGAAACGCCGAATAGCCACCCAGCGCGGTGCCGCGTATCGGTGGCGGCACCCGCTTGATCACTTCATCCCTAATGCCGGGAAGCCGCAGCTGGCCAGCGCTGGTGTCGGCTGTTCTGATTATCAACGGCGGCAGAACTGGCCATCTGTTACCACTCCCCTCGCAATATCACAGCCATCGTGATGAAATTATTATTTCAAAGAAAATTGTGTGGCAACTCAATCCCATCACTCAGCATATCGACATGAATTAGGGTAGCAATAATTTGGGGTAAGTTTCTGGCGGGAGTTGGCGCTTAATGGACGGATAATAATAAGGGGAGCCATTTTCGGCTCCCCATCTGACGGCAGGCAGAGTGTCAACCTCTGCTAAGGACGGCGAAAACACCGCCCCTGCTGGTTATTACTGGTATTTACGCATCACCAGCGTGGCGTTGGTACCACCAAAACCGAAGCTGTTGGACATTACCGTCGTCAGTTGCTGCTCGGTCGGTTTGGTCACGATATTCAGACCTTCAGCCGCCGGGTCCAGCTCATCAATGTTGATGCTTGGTGCGATAAAGCCATTTTCCAGCATCAGCAGTGAGTAGATAGCTTCCTGAACGCCTGCCGCACCCAAAGAGTGACCAGTCATTGCTTTGGTTGCCGACATTGCTGGCGCGTTATCACCGAATACCGCGCGGATTGCACCCAGTTCTTTCACATCACCTACCGGCGTGGAAGTCCCGTGAGTGTTCAGGTAGTCAACTGGGGTGTCGACACCTTCCATCGCCATACGCATGCAGCGTGCTGCGCCTTCACCGGATGGAGCCACCATATCAGCACCATCAGAAGTTGCGCCGTAGCCAACGATTTCAGCATAGATATGCGCACCACGTGCCAGCGCATGCTCCAGCTCCTCAACGACCACCATACCGCCGCCGCCGGCGATGACAAAGCCGTCGCGGCCTGCATCATAGGTACGTGAAGCTTTTTCTGGTGACTCGTTATTCTTGGTAGAGAGCGCGCCCATCGCGTCAAACTCACAGGACATTTCCCAGCACAGCTCTTCGCCGCCGCCAGCAAATACGATATCCTGTTTGCCCAGCTGGATCTGCTCAACCGCATTACCGATACAGTGTGCCGAAGTGGCACAGGCTGAACTGATAGAGTAGTTCACACCGTGGATTTTAAACGGTGTTGCCAGGCAAGCAGAGACGCCCGATGCCATCGCTTTGGTGACCATATAAGGGCCAACGCCGCGCAAACCTTTGGCACGCATACCATCAACGCTGGCTGCCTGGTAGTAAGGGGAACCGCCGCCGGAACCGGCAACCAGACCCACACGTGGGTTGTTCTGGTATTGCTCAACGGTCAGACCGGAATCTTTAACCGCTTCCAGCATGGAGATATAAGCGTAGATCGATGCATCACTCATAAAGCGCAGCACTTTGCGGTCAATGAGGCTGGAGATTTCGTCTTTAGACAGCTTAACGTTACCCCAGACGTGACTACGCATACCGGAATCTTTCAGCTCTTGCGAGAAGGTAATGCCCGAACGGCCCTCACGCAGAGAAGCCAGGACTTCCTCCTGGTTGTTACCAATGCTAGAAACGATCCCTAAGCCAGTAATCACTGCACGTTTCATTCAAATACCTCTTCCACTTCAAATTAGGATACGACGAGCACTTTAGCTTACACTTGTACGCCGAACAAGTCCGATCAGCTTTTAACTTTTGTAAATTTGCGTCATGTGAGCGACATCGCTAAAATCGCGCCACTGCCTGATTAACGAGCCATTGTCGTGAAATTATCCCCGATTGAACATGCTGAATTGTCCTGGAATGAACAGGGTACACCTGTGTCGCGAACCTTTGACGATGTCTATTTTTCCAATCAGAACGGGCTGGAAGAGACGCGCTACGTGTTTCTTGAGGGCAATAATTTACCCGCACGCTTTACCGAACATCCGCGCGAATTATTTATTACCGCCGAAACCGGCTTCGGAACCGGGCTTAATTTTCTGACGCTATGGCAGGCGTTTGACGGCTTTCGTCGCCAGCATCCCGAAGCGACGTTACAGCGCATGCATTTTATCAGCGTCGAAAAATTTCCATTAAAAGCCGCTGATTTAGCCGAGGCGCACGCCCACTGGCCGGAACTGGCGCCATGGTCAGAACAGCTGCGCGCCCAGTGGCCACTGGCGCTGCCCGGTTGCCATCGTCTGATGCTCGACGGCGGACGCATCACGCTCGATCTGTGGTTCGGTGATATTAACCAACTCATTTATAATTTTGATGACAGTCTTAATCGGCAGGTAGATGCATGGTTCCTCGATGGTTTCGCCCCGTCGAAGAACCCGGAGATGTGGACGCCGGAACTGTTCACCGCCATGGCCCGTCTGGCGCGTCCGGGTGGCAGTTTTGCCACCTTTACCGCAGCCGGCTTTGTGCGCCGTGGCCTGATGGAGGCGGGATTTGCCGCTACGCGTCGTAAAGGATTTGGTCAGAAACGCGAAATGCTGGTCGGCACGCTGAATGAGGCTGGCGCTATCCCTGCCAGCACGCCGTGGTACGCCCGTCCGGCCGCACAGGGTGAGGATATCGCCATTATCGGTGGTGGCGTCGCCAGTGCGCTGTTGGCGCTGGCGCTGTTGCGTCGTAATAAGCGCGTCACTCTCTACTGTGCCGACGAAGCACCGGCGTTGGGCGCATCCGGTAATCGTCAGGGGGCGCTCTATCCATTACTTAATCATCACGATGAGGCGCTGAAGCAGTTTTTCCCGACGGCCTTCACCTTTGCCCGCCGCCTGTATGACCAGCTGCCGCAGTCGTTTGAACATCACTGGTGCGGCGTCACGCAGCTCGGCTGGGATGAAAAAAGCCGCGAAAAAATTGCCCAAATGGGCGAGATGGGATTACCCCCTCAGCTGGCGCAGATTGTTGACAGTGAACAGGTTGCCGCACTGGCGGAGGTAGAAACTGGCTGCGGCGGCATCACCTACCCACTCGGCGGCTGGTTATCTCCGGCAGAACTGACGGCAATGCTCTTTGACCTCGCCGAAAAACAGGGGTTACGCATTCACTGGCTGCACCGACTGGAAACGCTCGACGCGCTGCAACCTGGCTGGCAGCTTAATTTTGCCAATGGCCACTCGGTTACGCATCAGAACGTAGTGCTGGCGACCGGTCATACGCTGGCAACGCTGGCGCAAAGCAGCAAACTGCCGGTCTATGCTGTGGCCGGACAGGTCAGCCATGTTCCTTCACGCGGCGGACTCAGCGCATTAAAACAAGTGCTGTGCTATGACGGCTATCTGACGCCGCGCAGTCCGCAATTTGGCACCCACTGTATCGGTGCCAGTTATCGTCGCGGGGAAGTTACGGCCGATTATCGCGACAGCGATCAACAGGAAAATCGCGCGCGCCTGCTGCGCTGTCTGCCTGACACTGACTGGCCAGAAGATGTCGACGTCAGCGCCGGGGAAGCGCGCTGCGGCGTACGCTGCGCCAGCCGCGACCATCTGCCAATGGTCGGCGCACTGCCGGATTATCAGCAAACGCTGGCACAGTATGGCGATCTGCGAGACAGGCTGGCAAACGGAGAAACGCTGCCATCCTCGCCGCTCTGGCCGCAGCTTTTTGCGTTGGGTGCGCTTGGTTCACGTGGTTTATGCAGTGCGCCGCTGGCGGCAGAGATTCTGGCGGCACAGCTGTGCGACGAGCCGATTCCGCTGGATGCCACCACGCTGGCAGCGCTCAATCCGAATCGTTACTGGATAAGAAAATTACTGAAGGGCAAAGCAGTGTTATAACCATTTATGTCAGGGGCGAATCGCTTCGCCCCTCAGGCTTATGCTGACTGACGTGCTTGCAGGAACAAATTGTCCCACATGCCAATCACCAGCGCCTGATCGCGTGGCGAAAGCTCGCCGGCATCAATGGCAGTATGCAGGCTTCTTTGCACCTGGATCTGCAACGCTTCCGGCGTGTGTTCGCCGGCCAACTCTACCTCGGCAACCGCCAGCGTAAGATGACCGCGCAGATACCCGCTGGCAAACAGCTCATCGTCACTGGCGTGCTCAACCATATCGTCAATCAGGGCCAGAATGCGCTCTTCAAATTCTGCGATCATGTCATTTCCTCTTCTTCAAAATTCACTCCCACAGGCATCACAGATCTTCCGGCCACGGAAACTGTGCTGCGGTAATCGGGGGCGTTGAGTAATACGAACGAAGTGCTTCAATAAAGCGTGCCGGGCGCGCAGGAATGCCATTGTTCAGATATTCAATAACCTGAGCCTGCACCTTTCGTTGAAAGGCGATACGGTCGGGTTCACAATCTCCGTTGAGATTGTCACAACTTACATTGAAGGGAAACCCTGCGGCAACAGAAAACAGCCATTCCAGCGCCTGCGGTTTAATCTCAACCGATTCGAACTGGTTTTGCGTGGTTTCATCACGGCCATCCGGGCAATACCAGTAGCCGAAATCCACCTGCTTGCGCCGTTCAGCACCGGCAATACACCAGTGCGAAATTTCGTGCAGTGCGCTGGCGTAGTAGCCGTGGGCAAATACCACCCGATTCCACGGTGACTGGTCATCGGCGGGCAGATAAATAGGTTCGTCGTCGCCTTTGATCAGGCGGGTCTGAAAATCCTGGTTAAAGCAGTCATCAAACAGGTTAATAAGCTGCTGATAATGGTGCGTTGTGGTCATTGGACTTGTCATCAGATAAAAAAAACCGTGCGATTGTCGCATTAAGCCTGAGCAGTTTCGAGCACTAATGCCCCTGAGCTATTCTCAGAACAGCGTGTGCAGCCACGCGCCAACTTGTGTGCCGTAATTGTCATACAGCAGCTTGCTGCTCATCACTGCCGAGACAGTGACCACCATTGGACGAATCAGCGTTTGCCCGCGGCTTAACACCATACGCGCACCCAGTCGCGCGCCGCAGATAGCGCCCAGCAGCATAATCAGCCCGGTGCCCCACACCACTTTGCCACCAAACATAAAGAACAGCAGTCCGCCAATATTGGAGGTGAAGTTCAGTACCTTGGCATGGGCGGTGGATTTTGCCAGGTTGTAACCGCACAGGGTGACAAACGCCAGCGCATAGAAGGAACCGGCACCTGGACCGAAAAAGCCGTCGTAAAAACCGACGCAACCCCCGGCAATCAACGCAAACGGCAGACCGTGCAGGCGGCGCACGCGATCTTCTTCACCGAGGCGCGGCATCAGCAGGAAATAGAGGCCGATGGCGATAATCAGTAGCGGCAGCACCTGGCGCAACAGGCCGGGCTGAATATGCTGAATCAGAATCGCACCGCTTACCGAGCCGATAAAGGTCATGGCAATATTGAGTTTCTGCTCGGCAAGATTGACCGCCTTGCGGCGGACAAAGTACAGGCTGGCAGAGAAAGAGCCCCCCACCGCCTGTAGCTTATTGGTAGCCAGCGCCTGCGCCGGCGACATGCCAACCGCCAGCAGAGCCGGAACGGTCAGTAATCCCCCGCCGCCGGCAATGGAGTCGATAAATGCCGCCAGTACTGCCACAAAAAACAGCAGCCCGACCAGCATCGGGCTGACAACGAACCAGTCCATCGCTGTTCCTAAAGTAAGTGCTTATCCAGTAATGCCTGACATGATGGTGGCAACGGTGGCGGTTCGCGTTTTACTGACGATCCACTGCCCGGTTTTTTTGGTTCAAACCAGCTGTTCAGCTCGGCACCACAGCCATCACCCGGCGGTGGCGGCGCCTGCTCTTCACACTCGCTGCTACCCACCGGGCAGCGCAAACGCACATGCATATGCGCGCGATGGCCAAACCACGGCCGCACTTTACGCAGCCAGTCACGATCGCTGCCGGCATCCGCACAAAGCTGCTTTTTAATCGCCGGATTGACGAAGATACGCGTTACTTCCTCATCTTTCGCCGCCAGTTTAATCAGGCTGTCGATCTGTGGCTGCCAGTGACGCGCCACCACATTACGTCCATCAGCGCTGACCAAATCGAGCGGCTGAGGTTTCAACAGCATTTGCGCCGTCCAGCGTTTCTTCGGCAACTGCAGCCAGATATCAACGTCAAGACCGGACTGATGGCTGGCGTGGCCGCTACTGAAGCGCCCACCTGCCGCCATGCCCATATCGCCAATCAGCACTTCACCGAGACCGAGACTTCCCACCTGAGTGGTCAGGCGCTGAATAAACAGAATCAGATCGGGATGGCCAAAATAGCGACGCTGATCCTGACGCATTACCTGATAGTTGGCAGCCTCAAGCGGCAGCGGTTGCGCGCCAATAATACAACCATTGGCAAAGGCCCCAATCGACTGCGGGCTACCGCTAATCGGCTGATGAATCGATTGCCAGGGCGTAGCGGCCAGCAGCGGAGTACTGACCAGCAGAGTGCAGAGTGCGAGCAGCAGCTTTTTCATCAGATTACCAACGCGGTACGTTGCTGTTAACGTCGCCACACTGCGCGCGTTGACGCATCAAGTGATCCATTAACACAATCGCCATCATCGCTTCGGCAATCGGCACCGCACGGATGCCCACGCACGGATCGTGACGCCCACGGGTGATCATCTCTTTTTCTTCACCATGGCGGTTAATGGTTTTACCCGGCACGGTAATGCTGGAGGTCGGTTTCATTGCCAGATTAGCAATCACCGTCTGACCACTGCTGATACCGCCGAGAATGCCGCCGGCATGGTTGCTCTGGAAACCATCGGCGCGAATCTCATCACGATGCTGGCTACCGCGCTGATTTACCACCGCAAAGCCGTCACCGATTTCTACCCCTTTCACCGCGTTGATGCTCATCAGCGCGTGCGCCAGATCGGCATCCAGGCGATCAAACACCGGTTCACCCCAGCCAGCCGGGACGTTTTCTGCCATCACTGTGACTTTAGCGCCGATGGAGTCGCCCTCTTTCTTCAGCGCGCGCATCAGCTCATCCAGCGCCTCCAGTTTGTCCGGATCCGGGCAAAAGAACGGGTTCTGTTCGACCTGATCCCAGTCTTTCAGTTCGCAAGCCACTTCACCGATCTGCGACAAATAACCGCGCACGATAATGCCGTGCTTCAGCGCGAGGTATTTTTTGGCAATCGCACCCGCAGCCACGCGCATCGAGGTTTCACGCGCGGACGAGCGGCCACCACCACGGTAATCACGCAGACCATATTTTTGTTCGTAGGTATAATCGGCGTGTCCCGGACGGAACAGATCTTTAATTTCGCTGTAATCCTGCGAACGCTGATCGGTATTTTCAATCAGCAGGCCGATCGGCGTTCCGGTGGTTACCCCTTCGAACACGCCGGAAAGGATTTTTACCTGATCCGGTTCGCGACGCTGGGTGGTATAGCGTGACGTGCCGGGACGGCGACGATCGAGATCGTGCTGCAAATCGGCTTCGGTGAGTGGAATACCTGGCGGCACACCATCTACGATACAGCCCAGCGCGATACCATGCGACTCACCGAAAGTGGTGACGCGGAAGAGTTGACCAACAGTGTTACCCGCCATTTCTAATCCCTCTATTCTGTCAGGAGGCTACTTTTTATTTAATCTTTATACATTTTGAAGTGATGGGCAGCATCGATAATCTGCTGCTTTGTCAGCATAAACACGCCGTCACCGCCGTTATCGAACTCCAGCCAGGTAAACGGCACGTCAGGATACTGATCCATCATGTGCACCATGCTGTTGCCGACTTCACACACCAGAACACCGTTATCAGTCAGGAAATCAGGCGCACAGGCCAGAATGCGGCGTGTCAGTTTCAGCCCATCGCTGCCGGCGGCCAGACCGAGTTCCGGTTCATGGCGATACTCATCCGGCAGATCGTCCATATCGTCGGCATCGACGTAAGGTGGATTGGTAACGATCAGGTCGTACTGAATTTTTGGCAGATCGCGGAACAGATCGGAACGGATTGGCGTCACGTTATGCAGCATGCCATGAGCGTCAATATTCTGCTCGGTGACGGCCAACGCATCCAACGAAATATCCACCGCGTCAACTTCCGCTTCCGGGAAAGCGTAGGCGCAGGCGATGGCGATACAACCACTGCCGGTACACATATCAAGGATATGCTGTGGCTGATGGTCGATAATCGAGGCAAAGTGATTATTGATCAGCTCGCCGATTGGCGAACGTGGCACCAGTACCCGCTCATCGACATAGAATTCGTGACCGCAGAACCAGGCTTTATTGGTCAAGTAGGCAACCGGAACACGCTCGTTGATGCGGCGAATCACGCGCTCAACAATCCGATGACGCTCACTGGAAGTCAGCCGCGCAAGGCGCATATCTTCAGGAATATCCAGCGGTAAATACAGCGTTGGCAACACCAGCTGAACGGCTTCGTCCCATGGGTTATCGGTGCCATGACCATACCAGATATTGGCTGCTGAAAAACGGCTCACCGTCCAGCGCAGCATGTCCTGAATGGTATGCAGTTCGTTCACTGCTTCATCGACGAAAATTTTGTCCAAGTTGCCCTCCGCAGGCCGTTCTGTAAACTCGGCCGCTAGTTTGCCACGAAGCCGGCAATAATTCAGCGCAGAGAGGCGAAAAAGCTGACTTTTGTTACAACGGCGAGTTAAGGTAGGAGTCTGACGGGCCTAAGCCGTTTGCCCGGCTTGCCGCAAATTAACATGACTGTGAAGACTAATGACCCGGAAAGAAAAACTTAGCGCAGATGATAAAGCCCTGTTTCGTCAGCTAATGAGCGGTACTCGCAAACTGGCGCAGGACACCATTGTTCACCCGCCAAAGCGCAAAAAACTCGGTGAGGTGCCGGTGAAACGGCTGCTGTCCGAACAGGCCGATAATAGCCACTATTTTTCCGATGAGTTTCAGCCGCTGCTGTCGTCGGAGGGCCCGGTGCGCTATGTGCGCAGCGACGTCAGCCATTACGAAATGAAAAAGCTGCGCCGCGGTGACTATACGCCAGAGATTTTTCTCGATCTCCATGGGCTGACGCAAAATCAGGCTAAGCAAGAGCTGGGAGCATTGATCGCCGCCTGTCGTCGCGAACATATTTTTTGCGCCAGCGTGATGCACGGGCACGGCAAACGGGTGCTTAAACAGCAGACGCCATTATGGTTAGCCCAGCATCCATGGGTGATGGCCTTTCATCAGGCACCGAAAGAGTTTGGCGGCGATGCCGCATTGCTGGTATTGATTGAAGTGGAAGAGTGGCAGCCACCAGAGCTGCTGTTGTAACCTTGACGCTGGGTGCCGGGATAACTCAAATTCTTCAGGGGAGCCGTTGTCGGCTCCCGTCATCATTCCGTGCAGAGCGCCCGCTCTATATCGCTTTGGCTAATTTTTTCGGGCTAACCTGCCATTCCAGCTTACCCTGGCTGTTTGCCGCATCGAAATCAATACAGGCGATGGCCGAGGTGGAGAACATCGGTGGTGCCTCTTGCGGGCAGAGTTCAGAAACCAGGTAACCCACCAGCGGCAGATGTGAAATCACCAGCACCGATTTTACCCCTTCATTTGCCAGCGTCTGCAAATAGCAGGCCACTAAACCAGGATCGCCTCCCGGCGTCAGCTCAGGTAATTCATCCTGCTCTTCAGGCAACGGCAGCACTTCACGAACCGTGGCCAGTGTCTGCTGCGCGCGCAGATAGGGACTCACCAGCACACGTTCTATATCCACAGCCTGGCCGTTAAGCCAGTTGGCCATCTGGCGAGATTCATCGCAGCCACAATGAGTAAGGGGCCTGACAGAATCACTTGCTGCATCTAATGCCGCATCGCCGTGACGCATGATAAAAACTTGCATATTGCACCACTGTTGTTAAAAAAATCGCCGCGAACAGAGGTTCGCTGACTCTTCATTCTGCGAATGAACGCTGTGTTGTACCCTAATGCCGGAAGTTAAGTCAACCGATTGTGCATTTAATAAGCGCCTGTACCGACAGCGCCACCGCCTGCGCTGTCGGGTGCCTTAGCTAAGCCACTGAATCAATATGGTTATCACTGTCTTTCTCAGCTTTGTAAAACTTTATATTCTGCTGAGCCATGCGTTGCAGCGCCTCGCAAGGTGCAAAACGCTCACCGTACTTCTGACTCAGACGAGTCAATGTGCTGACCACCATTGTGGCACCAGTGCTGTCGATATAATGGAACGGACCGCCCAAAAACGGAGGAAAACCAATACCGAATACCGCACCAATATCCCCATCCCGCGCGCTGTGAATCACCTGCTCGTCAAGACAGCGTGCCGCTTCATTCAACATCATCATCACGCAGCGTTCAGCAACAGATGACGCATCAAGCTGCGC contains the following coding sequences:
- the pdxR gene encoding MocR-like pyridoxine biosynthesis transcription factor PdxR, whose amino-acid sequence is MAIITAPLLVLLASQQAETRRERLSATLRQAIALGTLQKGQRLPSSRLMAKDLGLSRVTVEAAYSQLESEGYLLRKVGQGTFVAITMIADEKPAPLRSATLALSQRGQQIVATGGCQDPPYPYAFAAGSPELRAFPHAVWRRITASQQRQRGEQLMRYGDPQGYLPLRQAVARYLGQSRGVRCDAGQVMIISSSQQALQMISLLLLDINDTVWLEDPCYAGARNAFITAGARLSPLALDYQGAQLGSGTPKLVYLTPSHQYPTGITMNLERRLQWLNFAAASQSWLIEDDYDSEFHYDGMPMPAMQGLDKAGRVIYLGTFSKVLFPSLRLAYMVVPPALIEPLCRLRSVIDGHSAQLPQAITADFMDNGHFAAHLRLMRQLYHSRRDLLLEQLALKLGDRLLPADSHGGLQLTVRLTSGDAQQLSMQAASRGLLLPTLAPLCNEQCAPQQGWILGFSALERAEIIQAVDKLAQLNY
- the fabB gene encoding beta-ketoacyl-ACP synthase I, with protein sequence MKRAVITGLGIVSSIGNNQEEVLASLREGRSGITFSQELKDSGMRSHVWGNVKLSKDEISSLIDRKVLRFMSDASIYAYISMLEAVKDSGLTVEQYQNNPRVGLVAGSGGGSPYYQAASVDGMRAKGLRGVGPYMVTKAMASGVSACLATPFKIHGVNYSISSACATSAHCIGNAVEQIQLGKQDIVFAGGGEELCWEMSCEFDAMGALSTKNNESPEKASRTYDAGRDGFVIAGGGGMVVVEELEHALARGAHIYAEIVGYGATSDGADMVAPSGEGAARCMRMAMEGVDTPVDYLNTHGTSTPVGDVKELGAIRAVFGDNAPAMSATKAMTGHSLGAAGVQEAIYSLLMLENGFIAPSINIDELDPAAEGLNIVTKPTEQQLTTVMSNSFGFGGTNATLVMRKYQ
- the mnmC gene encoding bifunctional tRNA (5-methylaminomethyl-2-thiouridine)(34)-methyltransferase MnmD/FAD-dependent 5-carboxymethylaminomethyl-2-thiouridine(34) oxidoreductase MnmC produces the protein MKLSPIEHAELSWNEQGTPVSRTFDDVYFSNQNGLEETRYVFLEGNNLPARFTEHPRELFITAETGFGTGLNFLTLWQAFDGFRRQHPEATLQRMHFISVEKFPLKAADLAEAHAHWPELAPWSEQLRAQWPLALPGCHRLMLDGGRITLDLWFGDINQLIYNFDDSLNRQVDAWFLDGFAPSKNPEMWTPELFTAMARLARPGGSFATFTAAGFVRRGLMEAGFAATRRKGFGQKREMLVGTLNEAGAIPASTPWYARPAAQGEDIAIIGGGVASALLALALLRRNKRVTLYCADEAPALGASGNRQGALYPLLNHHDEALKQFFPTAFTFARRLYDQLPQSFEHHWCGVTQLGWDEKSREKIAQMGEMGLPPQLAQIVDSEQVAALAEVETGCGGITYPLGGWLSPAELTAMLFDLAEKQGLRIHWLHRLETLDALQPGWQLNFANGHSVTHQNVVLATGHTLATLAQSSKLPVYAVAGQVSHVPSRGGLSALKQVLCYDGYLTPRSPQFGTHCIGASYRRGEVTADYRDSDQQENRARLLRCLPDTDWPEDVDVSAGEARCGVRCASRDHLPMVGALPDYQQTLAQYGDLRDRLANGETLPSSPLWPQLFALGALGSRGLCSAPLAAEILAAQLCDEPIPLDATTLAALNPNRYWIRKLLKGKAVL
- a CDS encoding YfcL family protein, yielding MIAEFEERILALIDDMVEHASDDELFASGYLRGHLTLAVAEVELAGEHTPEALQIQVQRSLHTAIDAGELSPRDQALVIGMWDNLFLQARQSA
- a CDS encoding elongation factor P hydroxylase encodes the protein MTTTHHYQQLINLFDDCFNQDFQTRLIKGDDEPIYLPADDQSPWNRVVFAHGYYASALHEISHWCIAGAERRKQVDFGYWYCPDGRDETTQNQFESVEIKPQALEWLFSVAAGFPFNVSCDNLNGDCEPDRIAFQRKVQAQVIEYLNNGIPARPARFIEALRSYYSTPPITAAQFPWPEDL
- a CDS encoding sulfite exporter TauE/SafE family protein, whose amino-acid sequence is MDWFVVSPMLVGLLFFVAVLAAFIDSIAGGGGLLTVPALLAVGMSPAQALATNKLQAVGGSFSASLYFVRRKAVNLAEQKLNIAMTFIGSVSGAILIQHIQPGLLRQVLPLLIIAIGLYFLLMPRLGEEDRVRRLHGLPFALIAGGCVGFYDGFFGPGAGSFYALAFVTLCGYNLAKSTAHAKVLNFTSNIGGLLFFMFGGKVVWGTGLIMLLGAICGARLGARMVLSRGQTLIRPMVVTVSAVMSSKLLYDNYGTQVGAWLHTLF
- the mepA gene encoding penicillin-insensitive murein endopeptidase, with translation MKKLLLALCTLLVSTPLLAATPWQSIHQPISGSPQSIGAFANGCIIGAQPLPLEAANYQVMRQDQRRYFGHPDLILFIQRLTTQVGSLGLGEVLIGDMGMAAGGRFSSGHASHQSGLDVDIWLQLPKKRWTAQMLLKPQPLDLVSADGRNVVARHWQPQIDSLIKLAAKDEEVTRIFVNPAIKKQLCADAGSDRDWLRKVRPWFGHRAHMHVRLRCPVGSSECEEQAPPPPGDGCGAELNSWFEPKKPGSGSSVKREPPPLPPSCQALLDKHLL
- the aroC gene encoding chorismate synthase is translated as MAGNTVGQLFRVTTFGESHGIALGCIVDGVPPGIPLTEADLQHDLDRRRPGTSRYTTQRREPDQVKILSGVFEGVTTGTPIGLLIENTDQRSQDYSEIKDLFRPGHADYTYEQKYGLRDYRGGGRSSARETSMRVAAGAIAKKYLALKHGIIVRGYLSQIGEVACELKDWDQVEQNPFFCPDPDKLEALDELMRALKKEGDSIGAKVTVMAENVPAGWGEPVFDRLDADLAHALMSINAVKGVEIGDGFAVVNQRGSQHRDEIRADGFQSNHAGGILGGISSGQTVIANLAMKPTSSITVPGKTINRHGEEKEMITRGRHDPCVGIRAVPIAEAMMAIVLMDHLMRQRAQCGDVNSNVPRW
- the prmB gene encoding 50S ribosomal protein L3 N(5)-glutamine methyltransferase, producing MDKIFVDEAVNELHTIQDMLRWTVSRFSAANIWYGHGTDNPWDEAVQLVLPTLYLPLDIPEDMRLARLTSSERHRIVERVIRRINERVPVAYLTNKAWFCGHEFYVDERVLVPRSPIGELINNHFASIIDHQPQHILDMCTGSGCIAIACAYAFPEAEVDAVDISLDALAVTEQNIDAHGMLHNVTPIRSDLFRDLPKIQYDLIVTNPPYVDADDMDDLPDEYRHEPELGLAAGSDGLKLTRRILACAPDFLTDNGVLVCEVGNSMVHMMDQYPDVPFTWLEFDNGGDGVFMLTKQQIIDAAHHFKMYKD
- the smrB gene encoding endonuclease SmrB, producing the protein MTRKEKLSADDKALFRQLMSGTRKLAQDTIVHPPKRKKLGEVPVKRLLSEQADNSHYFSDEFQPLLSSEGPVRYVRSDVSHYEMKKLRRGDYTPEIFLDLHGLTQNQAKQELGALIAACRREHIFCASVMHGHGKRVLKQQTPLWLAQHPWVMAFHQAPKEFGGDAALLVLIEVEEWQPPELLL
- the sixA gene encoding phosphohistidine phosphatase SixA, which produces MQVFIMRHGDAALDAASDSVRPLTHCGCDESRQMANWLNGQAVDIERVLVSPYLRAQQTLATVREVLPLPEEQDELPELTPGGDPGLVACYLQTLANEGVKSVLVISHLPLVGYLVSELCPQEAPPMFSTSAIACIDFDAANSQGKLEWQVSPKKLAKAI